DNA sequence from the Salvia splendens isolate huo1 chromosome 19, SspV2, whole genome shotgun sequence genome:
ATTGGTTAGAAGAGGAGCGTTCTATCTCTTTGTTGTGTGTGTGgaagtatgatgtgcatattggTCCACGCGTGAGGGTTTGTTGAAACTCTCATTTCTGTCTTGCATCGACTTAGTGATGATCATGTACTATCATTTATATACTATgaaaaatattggaaatataaATCGCGGAGAAATAGCCAAAGAAGAATAGCGATTGCTGACGGGATTCAGTTTTTGCCAGAATGCGATACCCACTCCATCCAAGATTTTAAATCTCGCTTTAACTCGGTGCAAATTTGAAAagatataaagaaaaatggttgaaaaagttagtagaatgcgGATCTTATTTTTATACAAGGAATATTAGTGTTAAAGTAGAATGTGTtgtaaaatagtaaaaagtaagtgagattttaaattatggacGTCCCAATCAATACACTATTTAGTGTACGGAGgatagtattattttgtttccTTTATAAATTAATGGAATAAAAATCTGTAAAAATTGAATGGATTAGATATGGTTTAAATGCTTGAAATTAGGATTGGAGTTGGTTGAGAAAATAAAGGCCCAGCAAAATGGACGTAGTATTTGGAGTGTTTGAAATTAGGGTTGGAGTTAGTTGAGAAAATAGAGGCCCAATATAATAGGCATACAaaacccaaaatgaaaaatattaaaaatatgagaattaaaaaatattaaaaaaataaatatgtcGGTATCACGATTTGGTTTTTTGACGCAGACACGTGGCACTCAAATATAGAAGATGAGACTGCGTCATACCTTTGGGAATTTGGGATATTTCAGCACCACTCCCGACTTAATCAAAAGCTTCAAATCCAACTTGATGGCGCCACCATCTCCGATTCTCCTCATCTTCTGCTTCTCTCTCCTCGCCGCCGCCTCAACGATCTCTGAGGCGACCTCCGCGCACGACGAATTGGTCAAGTACGGATTCCCCGTCGGCCTCCTCCCCGCCGAGATCGAGTCCTACACCCTCAACCACACCTCCGGCGCCTTCTCGGTGCGGCTCGGCAGTAATTGCCGCGTCACGCTGCCTCCTGACAACTACCTGGCAACCTACTTCAAGCGAATTACCGGCAAAATTGTCGGGAATCGGATCGCGGAGCTCGACGGGATCAGCGTTAGGGCGTTCTTCAAGTGGTGGGGGATCACCGGAATCAAATCCAGCGGCCAGGATTTGGTGTTCGAGGTTGGTATGCTCACCGCCAAGTATCCTTCTAAGAATTTCGACGTGTCTCCGCCCTGCGAGGGCCGCCGCGCTTCCTCCGCCTAGAGAGGGATAATTAATAGGTCATCTCTAACCCTTttgatttttcttaaattgaGTTTTTATTGAGCAATATCGATGATCTTGTGTTCAATTTAGGCTAATTTGTGCTAATTATATATCAGTTTGTGTTTGGAAATTTAGttaaattattttctatatcgTTTATTCATAATTTTCTATTGGTAAATGAATACCGTATAAATTTAAAGATCGTGCCACGAGATCGACAATTACGGACTCAGACATTACCACTCTATCGCTTGACCAATTCACACACGCACATCTTTCATTCATATTTGGTGCAAAAGATAGAGTACCAGGTTAATTTTTATGTGGACTAAAAAGATAGAGGGCAACATTATATTTTCGTCCACTATCTAGGTCCAATTTCAAAACATGTTAGTCATCTCCGACTatttacaccaaattcaaactAGTTTTTGAGTATTCTATGTCATACCAAAAACTAAATTTACTCCAAACCATTGcaccaaattcaaattttaaaccaTTTTTGTATATTTGTCTCACAAAAATTTTGCGGTAGCACCAAATATGGTCCATagaaaaaccaaaaaatgaGTTTGGGtttggtgtatggttggagGGGTGTAGAAACCAAAAAAGGTGTAGAAAATTTCTCCGACCATACACCAAACACAAACTCATTTTTGGGTTTTTGAATGGAATAACACCGAATATGGTGATACTGCAAAATTTTTGTGAGACAAATACTCAAAAAATGGTGGAAAATTTAAATAAGGTGTAAGTGGTCGGAGTAAAACTACTTTTTGGTGTAACATATACtcaaaaatgggtttgagtttgacataaatggttggagatgaccTAATATAACCCACCAAAACAGTGAGTTGATTTTCTAGGCTAAACTAGGTCCGTTCAAAAGATGTTAGTCTAACCCACTAAAATAGTGAGTTGATTTTCTAGGGTGGTCATGCTATAAAAATAATACGGATCATTCACTAAAACTAACATATGTACCAAACATATAATTAAATCAATATGAAAGTTGTTAGCTTGCTCTAATGTAGCTACCAAACTCCCTTAACATATATAGTAGTTTTCTAGCCGTATTTGTGTTGACAGCGTTTAGCACGGGTGTTGTTGGTTGTTTTTCAGATCTTTACGTCGAGAAGCCATTTGTGAACCGTATCGTACTATATGTTCAGGAATTGTCAAAGATTCATGTGGCGATTGCTCAACATATATGTGCTTCCATTAAGGAGCTGTTTTATTAGGGAATAACATTGGGGATTATAGCCGATGCAGTGGTGACTAATTTGGCACTCTCCAATAATCAGTTCAGTTGTGTATGTTGTAATTCGAAAATTGTATATATTTGATTCCAAACCTCGTTTATGTATGTGATCTGCAGGATTGTGTGGCATTATTATCGTAATTGTTTCCATATGCTCAACTCATTTGAATTACTTTTGTGAAAgagtgatttgggtgattatgtTGGAGAGTTTAAACATGAATTTTGTAGTATGCATTAGAAATTTGTAGATCATGAATGAGGTTCAGATTTGGCCTACAGCTTGTGAGTTGTTTGTGTGTTTATAAGCTGTCATGATAAGTGTAGCAATAATCAAATATTAACTATTATCCAatgatttattattttcaatatagTTTAGTTTTATTCTTCCAAATTTTAATCAACTAAAATGTTCACTTGCTCACTCTTGTAAAATTTTGAATTCACTGATGATTCGAGTTTATAAGTAGTCTAATTAAGTTTAGCGAAACATATAATAGTCTTTcagttgaattttatttttgtgaatCTATCTTTTATGAGATGATCTTCTCTTTTTGAAATTGTATTTTTGAGAATCTATCTTTTATGAGATTATCTTCTCTTTTTGAAATTGTTAGGTCCATTTGGTAccttaaaattgaaattggaattagaatctgaattaatttattttgaaaatggTTAATATTGTTTGAGCAATATTACTAGAAATAAATACTCATCGAGATCTCGTATTTGGTTTAATTAGAGATTCATTTAGTgttatactctctctgtcccacaataattgttactattttccattttatatgtcccacaataattatcacatttcatttttaccataaatggtaagtgggtctcaaattacactatttcacttcactcacattttattataaaatcaatataaaaaatagttctcacatttcactaactttttcaaccaacttttctttacctttcttaaaactcgtgctcacaataaaagtgacaattattgtgggacgaagggagtactatactCCAGGGTCATAGGTCATTCACTATATAGAGATTTTGGATCGAAACTAAAAATATCTGAAACTAAAAATCGTTCGCGATAGATTGTCCACATATATCtaggttgaaaatattgatAACTTACTTCTACAAGGTACCGATTGGAAGACCATATATAACCAAGAATTTACTGATTAATCTACAATGTAGAAGAAAAAGACGTGTTTGTTTTGCTATTCATTATTTCTATAAATTTAATCaacaaataatagtaataaacaaCAAACCATTATAAATTTCTCCTtataaattaggaaataaagaATTTATAATACAACAGCTAGAAGCATGCCTTTTCGTATACACCCAAATAAAAATTAGAGTCGAAataattactctctccgtcccagcTTAATTGTCACTCTAAGAGTGGgaacaagttttaagaaatgtaaagaaaagttggttgaaaaaattagtggaatgtgagactcattttttatattggttttataataaaatgtgagtgaagtgagttaatggaatgtgggacctacttaccatttatggtaaaaatgaagtgtgacaattaagtTGGTGGGACGTACCGAAATGAAAAAGAATAacaattaagttgggacggaaggagtacaatATAGGGCATGTAGTTGCTGGTCTTATTTGGACAGGTCCTAGACTGGACCAGACTAGATTTATGGTGAGGCTTGATGGTGTGAGCGTGAGTTTGAAAAACGGCTTAATTGGAGCTTGCTTCAACCAGTGATCAGACTAACCCAAGTTCGCTTCATTTCATTAATAGAACGGGCCTGACTCGGGATAGATCGAACCGGCCCAGTTGGAAAGTCTAAGAAGATTAGGTGGTTTGCAGGTATACTTATGATTTAGgtcatccacaatggggcgctctaaggcgcgccacgtcatcagttttatcctcctactcCCCACCTGTATTGGGGCgctctaaggcgcgccctatatgttttactattgttttattaattaatttaaatgttttcaaatatataatgcaaactaattaaaaaacagaaCGAGTAACTAAAAACCGGCGAAGATTGCATTAATtacacaaaagttacacgattcaagttggctaatctacgcaattcccaacttccggcgcaactcatcgatcaacccccggagatattcggcttcggcggggtccgtacacttcttgagggccttgtgcgtctgcaacaacgtcttcgccatcgagactgttgccaacgactcatacgcggtggccgtccggctcggggtcggggtcggcgatggggcggcggcggtcgaggatgatgtcgccgccgccttccccttggccttcgcagccttgacgcttatgggacgcagggaggacatcggtgtgccggaactctcaatgtcatcgtacgtccggttgaggtccaccggacgagttccgctttcgctgctcgtgtaaccaccagcttcggtggtctttgTCCTCTTTGacgcaccggtgtgcagaatctcgccttggaacttctgcttgtccctcaagagcgcacAGATGGCCTCatgcttgaagtcgtcgtacagggactggtacgacaacagcgctttagcgcgcacgtcgctcaagctatcgccgctcccctgctccctcgagcacttctcgtactccgccgcgaacaggttgacttgcttcttcacctgatccccgatggcgcggatgataggccatcgtccgcgcccatcgtccgccgagcccacaatggggcgcccgatggcgcggacgatgcatcgggcgtgggcgtagggcggACGATGGCAGGCACCCACAATTgaggcatcgtccgcgctcGAGGACGATGGCTGCCATCTGGCGCCCCAGTGTGGGTGCCTTAGGGCTCACACTACAGTCTCAGACATTAATTATGTTGGGCAAGTTCAGTCCCTAGGTAAGCCAACAGCACATGACTTGTCTATCTGTACCACTGAATCCAACTTTCAATTCCGGTGGATGATTCATTATATTCATGTGCATAACTCCTAACTAGTCTTATCTTATTTCgcttttttcccttctttttcttccaatAATATAATTACAATTTTCTCACTTATGGCCATGGTGTGCTGATAATTTTTAAAGACAATTTTGGTTAATTATAGGAAATTTTATTTAGTATACCATTAGTAGTATCATTTTTTACATGAGAAAAAAGGAGAAATTAATGAGTTTTTATCCAAGACCTCGATGTTTATACACTGAATTATACAGCAGTTCATGTATTATGTGCCATATTAGAAAATCGTAATTTACAAACTGTATGAATAACATTTATTATTCTGACTCAATTAGtcctaatatttttatttttctgactCAATTAGTCCTAATATTTTTGTATACTGCTCTCTGTCCCTAAAATGTAGACaacatttgaaacggcacgaatttaatgcacaattggtatagtaaaagagagatagaaaggaAAAATGATTAGAATATTGTTAATAGAGAACACGACCCACCTTATTAGAAAGAGAAAATTTTCCTTAAATAGAATTGATCTATTTTTAAAGGACATCCCAAAACGACAAATGTGGTATATTTCTAAGAAAAAATGGGGGTATTATCTATACAAATTTTCGGTAGAATTCAAACGCAATGTACATAATTTTGTATCGGTGCctaattttttttgtctataTTAGTGGGTCGGTGCCTAATTTTGCATGTTGATGAAAATTATACGAGGTGCCTAATTTTTGAGTGGGACTATTTAGTACGTCCTTCGTTACAAACAAGATGATCCCTTCCTTAGCCGGTACAAGATTTTATgcggttttattttgtgtgtcaggatggaataaaatagaaataaatatatttttatttttaggaatgAGTCATCTttgaaacaaactaaaaaggaaattgaatcATCTTTAGTTGGACGGAGGGGGTATTTATTAATTAGGCTTCGTTTTATATAATTCTTGAGTTTTTATCTAAGCTATAAAAAGCTTTTAAACTTTTAGTTCGATTTAATTGTTTCAAAACAAAGTTtttaagagcatcagcaatggcggacgtcccgccgGACATCGGACCGTCGtgtcggacgtccgccattaggcgcgAAGGAGGCGGACGTcgcttgcggacaccggagatccgcggctttccgacgacgtcagtcgtgacgtccgccattgcggtgtcccgacggacgtcccgatttttaatttatttaaaaaaaaactttatatatacagctcgttgaacttcatttctttcgcaccacttgttttaacaagtttctctctctctctacgtttcttttagtatatccaaaatggctagaggtagtggtagtggtagtggtgcgggtggCAGTGGTGGGGGTGCTGATGACTTACGTCGGCGAATTAACGAAGACGTGCGGGCCGTTACGTCCAGGGAGATCAATCTCTTGCTACAAGCggccttgcagcagcagcagtagctggcggtacctcgacccatccagcAGTAGAAGTAGCCGACGGAcgtccaggctcgatgggcggcggtgaagggtccagcactgactgactgattgtcgaagatgaaggtccagcactgactgattgggccaacgatgGTGTTGATGCTGCcagtccaagccacggcgtagCCACCGCTAATTTACGTATGGGGATACCTCATGAAGAGGCcaatcgagtccgtgcatttgccgacatgcgccaacgacaagctcatattcgactccagaacgatataattgaagagctatggacgcggaggggtgcatattgatatttttaatgtaatttgtttaaaaaaaattgttgaaccgtacttttttacttttttaatttaatgaaattatcattgcactttctccgtccgtattcgtgtcgaaattttaattccataaattgtttaatttggtgaatttgtgaatttttgttattgtggatgtccgtcgagatgtccttggggatgtgcgacattgtgcagtgggatgtccttatgacgtgataGTGCAGTGAGAGGTCCTTATAACGTGACGGAAGGTGTTTTTGAGAAGTCCAtcgggatgtccgtcgggacatccgtccaagtgcggatgctctaatgcttGTTTATTCTGGATTCGGATACTTTTCGCATTTAATGCATTAACGTGAGACCATTTTCCAAgagtagtactattattattaaaaaaattttgttTGGTAATTTAGATTGGttcatttatttttctaatttgaaattttaattatatagaaaaatgaaaagtaaGCCATCAATTGGCATAACCCATTTTGGTTTCCATCCTTTTTTTGTCTAATTTAGTTTCTTATcatgaaataaaagaaattcctAATGCTATAATGAAAAGAATATTTTGGTGCAATATCAatatttaggatttttaatattttaataaaacgaTTTAATTTTGAATCACATAAGTATGTCATTTGTTTCAGTTGATTTGATGTTAACATCAAATTTTCggtaatgaaaaaaaatacgaATGGTTTTCGATTTTTTGAAAGAAAAAACAATATTGTGAAACCAATAATATAAAGTGTTCCAATAGTGATATAATGTCTTATGATGGGTAATGCATGTCACATACTTAAACTGTGAGATGAAGTGACATGGTGCATTAATTTTGTAACTAACAAAACTTTAATTTTGTCTCTAACTGTCAAATTTAAGACTAAATATAGTCCGCACGACCAGACATACTCTTAgtaccaatgttttaaaaaccgggcCGGACCGGCAGGTTTGACcggtcggaccgcgaaccggtaggtagtccggtctggttcacccctttaaaccaccactACATTGAAACGCCGTGAACCGGTGGAACTGGCCGGTCGGACCGTGAACCGAAAaccggttttctattttttttttcaaaattttttaaaatttgttgttggtagaggttgaactcatAACCTCTCTTCTAGTTAAAAAGACCTCTACCACTCCTCCACATGagctcattgaacaatttgaacattaaatatttttatacattaaccattaattttatctacaaaaattaataattcattttaattttattattctttaatataattgttaattataatatatataattatcatcctttat
Encoded proteins:
- the LOC121778642 gene encoding uncharacterized protein LOC121778642 gives rise to the protein MRLRHTFGNLGYFSTTPDLIKSFKSNLMAPPSPILLIFCFSLLAAASTISEATSAHDELVKYGFPVGLLPAEIESYTLNHTSGAFSVRLGSNCRVTLPPDNYLATYFKRITGKIVGNRIAELDGISVRAFFKWWGITGIKSSGQDLVFEVGMLTAKYPSKNFDVSPPCEGRRASSA